One genomic region from Prochlorococcus marinus CUG1433 encodes:
- a CDS encoding vitamin K epoxide reductase family protein, which translates to MAFKTLKIRNKKDLKWPKLLIAILSTIGIVDTGSITLKNWGLFTSLSCPGIQNGCETVLNSPWGTLFENSTFNIPLSLAGFITYLSILVITIILSLNLISPKETLNKFLWWLIFLISCASSTFSFLLLNIMFFKIQAICFFCILSAILSFSIFIVSIIGAKFESREPMIFRGFIVAISVLLGGLIWSTNVDPSNAVDVTNPAENVSPKITTSSSPQKIKFAKFLNENNIVMYSAYWCPHCHDQKQLFGREAVKELKIVECARDGKDNEYELCQTKGISGFPSWEINGEIISGTRNLSELAIKTSYQGDSNF; encoded by the coding sequence ATGGCCTTTAAAACTCTAAAAATTAGAAATAAAAAAGACTTAAAATGGCCAAAACTCTTAATCGCAATTCTTAGCACTATAGGCATAGTTGACACAGGTTCGATTACTTTAAAAAACTGGGGATTATTTACTTCGCTTTCATGCCCAGGGATACAAAATGGTTGCGAAACAGTTTTAAATAGTCCTTGGGGTACTTTATTTGAAAACAGTACATTCAATATACCTCTTTCTTTAGCAGGATTTATTACGTATTTATCAATATTAGTTATCACAATAATCCTTTCACTTAATTTAATTTCACCTAAAGAAACACTAAATAAGTTTTTATGGTGGTTAATATTTCTAATATCTTGTGCCTCATCAACATTTAGCTTTTTATTGCTCAATATAATGTTTTTTAAGATTCAAGCAATTTGTTTTTTTTGTATACTTTCAGCAATTTTATCGTTTTCTATCTTTATAGTTTCTATCATTGGAGCAAAGTTTGAAAGTAGAGAACCTATGATTTTTAGAGGTTTCATAGTAGCCATTAGTGTCCTGCTAGGGGGGCTAATTTGGTCAACTAACGTTGACCCTTCTAATGCTGTAGATGTTACAAACCCAGCTGAAAATGTATCACCAAAAATTACCACTTCAAGCTCGCCCCAGAAGATAAAATTTGCAAAATTTTTAAATGAAAACAATATCGTTATGTATAGTGCATACTGGTGCCCACATTGCCACGATCAAAAACAATTATTTGGTAGAGAGGCAGTCAAAGAATTAAAAATAGTTGAATGTGCAAGAGATGGTAAAGATAATGAGTATGAGCTATGCCAAACAAAAGGAATCAGTGGTTTTCCCTCTTGGGAAATAAATGGAGAAATCATTAGTGGTACTCGTAACCTAAGTGAATTAGCCATAAAGACAAGCTATCAAGGAGATTCTAATTTCTAA